GATTAATATTTATTTTATAAAATGCCCCTAAAAACGGATAAATAATGCAAAATATTAAAAATCAAATGATTTCATTTGCTAATGAAATATTAAAAAATTTTAATGGTGCTGTTTTAGGGCTTAGTGGTGGGCTTGATAGTGCTATTGTATTAAGAATATTAAGCGAGTGTGAAAAAAAGCCACATTGTCTTATAATGCCTACTAATATTTCAAATAAAACAAATCTTGATGACGCTATTAATTTAGCAAATAAATATGCTTTAAAATATGAAATTATAAATATTCAAAATATTTTAGATGAATTTATTAAAGCAAGTGGTTCTAATGATAAGGTATTAATAGGAAATTTTGCAGCTAGGATTAGAATGACTTTATTATATGATTATTCAGCTAAGCATAATTTATTAGTAGCAGGGACAAGCAATAAGAGTGAATTAATGTTAGGATATGGCACTATTTGGGGAGATTTAGCCTGTGCTTTTAATATTTTAGGTGATTTTTACAAGAGTGAATTATTTGAGTTTGCTAAATTTTTAGAACTACCTAATAATATAATTAGTAAAAAACCAAGCGCAGACCTTTATGAAGGTCAAGATGATGAGAGCGATATTGGTTTTACTTATACAGAAATTGATAAGTTTTTAAAAAATTATGAAAAAAATATAATTGATAATAATTATATAAAACTATTAGATAGAATAAATAAAAATAAGTTCAAAAGAGAAAATATAAAAATATTTAAAAGGTCATAAATATGAAAGAAATTTCTTGTTTTTTAAATGTAATTACAGAAGATGATAAAGAGTTTTTAATTAAATCATTAGATAATGATATAAATAGTATTAAATTATTAGAAGATAGTTTAAGTGAAATTTATAAAGGTTCTCGTATAGTTTTAACCAATAATCATACAGCAGCACACCATTTGGCTTTAAGTGCGATTGATTTAAAGCGTGGAGATAAGGTAATTTGCTCTGTAAATTCATTTCCAACAATTGCTCAAAGTATTAGATATTTTGATGCTGAACCTATTTTTGTAGATGTTGAGCTTGATAGTTTTAATATTGATATAAAGAGTTTAGAAGAAGCACTAATTAAACATAATCACAAGAAATTAAGAGCAGTTTTTGTAAATCATACCGCAGGGCTTGCAGCAAAACTTGATG
This is a stretch of genomic DNA from Campylobacter sp. RM12651. It encodes these proteins:
- the nadE gene encoding NAD(+) synthase, giving the protein MQNIKNQMISFANEILKNFNGAVLGLSGGLDSAIVLRILSECEKKPHCLIMPTNISNKTNLDDAINLANKYALKYEIINIQNILDEFIKASGSNDKVLIGNFAARIRMTLLYDYSAKHNLLVAGTSNKSELMLGYGTIWGDLACAFNILGDFYKSELFEFAKFLELPNNIISKKPSADLYEGQDDESDIGFTYTEIDKFLKNYEKNIIDNNYIKLLDRINKNKFKRENIKIFKRS